From the Theileria parva strain Muguga chromosome 3 map unlocalized ctg_531, whole genome shotgun sequence genome, one window contains:
- a CDS encoding Rhomboid family protein, translating to MLPSISIFHVIFLLVSLKLIKCFKINTQLVNFHQNNQLVDFNYKFKPNVYHDSRLGSFVLNPDEFKAIPNYLRYETLTNFISDRAEFVQNLKKSLSRYKSVTLKTVNKFKRNSLSNFRKCYSDLWEEIKFWYLKGSNFSFYDLFTLGDNPVYLLVKLNLALFIVDLFFKGELSKNFSVKGLNLFYMNEHYRIITSLFFHWDLRHLLSNVGSLLSVGNNVLKLFGPRNLLVIYFLSGITANYFSYLYNYIYKNGIPANLLLLLRSIGKNFTNATKPIVLATNTIVDDILHKTKRIGFPLFFFDYIFTSVTMSADYCLAKLAQVLTGITPRSLNDVDMKVKEICMTKSKNDFKSCGASSSIFGLYGALLTYYIKSGYINNYSVINNLFVSFVVPYVLRSFTDKLDHISHLVGFITGSVLSTVLE from the coding sequence ATGTTGCCTTCCATTTCAATTTTTCACGTTATTTTCCTCCTTGTTTCCCTAAAACTCATCAAATGCTTTAAAATAAACACTCAATTAGTAAACTTTCACCAAAATAACCAATTAGTTGATTTTAATTACAAGTTTAAACCTAATGTGTATCATGATTCTCGGTTGGGTTCTTTCGTTCTCAACCCTGATGAATTTAAGGCTATCCCGAATTATTTGCGATATGAAACtctaacaaattttatatctGACAGGGCCGAATTTGTTCAGAATTTGAAGAAAAGTTTATCTCGGTATAAGAGTGTGACTCTCAAGACAGTGAACAAGTTTAAGCGAAACTCACTTTCCAACTTCCGCAAGTGTTATTCTGATCTTTGGGAGGAGATAAAGTTTTGGTACTTGAAGGGCAGTAACTTCAGCTTCTACGATCTCTTTACTCTTGGCGACAATCCTGTTTACCTTCTTGTGAAGTTGAACCTTGCACTATTTATCGTcgatttatttttcaagGGTGAACTTTCCAAGAATTTTTCCGTCAAGGGTCTGAATCTTTTTTATATGAATGAGCACTATCGCATCATTActtctttattttttcactGGGATCTTCGGCACCTTCTGTCAAATGTGGGTAGTTTACTATCTGTGGGTAACAACGTTCTTAAGCTCTTCGGGCCTAGAAATCTACTCGTCATTTACTTTCTTTCCGGCATTACTGCTAATTATTTCAGTTATTTGTACAATTACATTTACAAAAATGGAATCCCTGCCAACCTTTTACTTCTTCTGAGATCAATTGGTAAGAATTTCACCAACGCCACCAAGCCTATAGTCTTGGCTACAAACACCATTGTTGAcgatattttacacaagACAAAGAGAATTGGTTTTCCTCTTTTCTTTTTCGATTATATCTTCACTTCTGTTACTATGTCTGCTGATTATTGTCTCGCAAAGCTTGCTCAGGTTCTCACTGGCATCACTCCCAGATCTCTAAACGACGTTGATATGAAAGTTAAGGAGATTTGTATGACTAAATCTAAGAACGACTTCAAGTCTTGTGGCGCTTCTAGTAGCATCTTCGGCCTCTACGGTGCTCTCCTTACCTACTACATCAAGTCTGGCTATATTAACAACTATTCTGTCATTAACAACTTATTTGTTTCCTTCGTTGTTCCTTACGTTCTTAGGTCATTCACTGATAAGCTTGATCACATTTCTCACCTTGTCGGCTTCATTACTGGCTCCGTTCTCTCCACAGTTTTAGagtaa
- the Copz2 gene encoding Clathrin adaptor complex small chain family protein → MTNFNVTQVEAILILGENGEKIAVRYYKLHPSSKLSISEEDQKVFEKSLVDQLKQAKSSEIHHDCLLIENHLVVFTIVADVFIAVVGHLTENELILSQLCTNVEKVLEYLTNYDIKKDFVYEKLASVFLLLDDVVDGGIIMETEHEVIIKRLKRKENDSSDHVPVKQAIHNVRNNVIMTLLNS, encoded by the exons AtgactaattttaatgtaacTCAAGTGGAAGCTATTTTAATCTTGGGAGAAAATGGTGAAAAAATCGCAGTAAGatattacaaattacaTCCCTCAAGCAAAT TATCAATCTCTGAAGAGGACCAAAAGGTATTTGAAAAGAGTCTAGTTGACCAGCTGAAACAAGCCAAAAGCTCAg AGATTCATCATGACTGTCTTCTGATTGAGAACCACTTGGTTGTGTTTACAATTGTAGCTGATGTGTTCATTGCAGTAGTGGGACATTTGACTGAAAATGAACTAATATTGTCCCAATTGTGTACAAATGTTGAGAAAGTACTAGAATACCTAACCAA CTACGATATCAAAAAGGACTTTGTATATGAAAAACTAGCATCAGTATTTCTATTATTGGATGATGTTGTTGACGGAGG AATAATTATGGAAACTGAACATGAAGTTATTATCAAGAGGCTTAAAAGAAAAGAAAATGACTCTTCTGATCATGTGCCAGTCAAACAG GCAATTCATAATGTGAGGAACAACGTGATCATGACACTACTCAATTCATAa
- the snf12-2 gene encoding SWI/SNF complex component SNF12-like protein encodes MSDLNLDHLKETHPEESQFLQKLSSIEKHLDKLIQQQQNCKLYDPTSKPIKVRVKIYNTYEDQDKRPPNFSYSNVPPSRYTIYIKASDLENDENGEEDEIDAPLTKYFNNIMIDTPSGIVLWNRDLMIEEKETLYNQNRIKTNKSISSVKMLSPKFDFATAIANQTNLSDSQPDNQDNPNSNPEFIQPNYNGFDELHVNRLGFEECEIQVYLFPRQSIPVYSVSQNLYEFIYYNLDEGELNTDLMKVNLPTITKSIWSYGFKNKLFVEKEGEEVLLTLDEVLKGLFSTDAEHVKISEVPALLREHLFPARPVKLTHQVKLSGSPEDNETLYDLTLESSSPNPVRKDEKQSELDSQISSAENEVIELVHLRNLYSSFSLDPKKFITNFIDNKEFKNIKPFTHKKLEQRQQYMEPWVHYAIENYLYSNNRTVHDFISGIIENQHNM; translated from the exons ATGTCTGATTTAAACTTGGATCACCTAAAGGAAACACATCCTGAGGAATCACAATTTCTACAAAAACTCTCCAGTATCGAAAAACATCTCGATAAACTTATACAACAACAGCAAAATTGTAAACTCTACGACCCTACTTCCAAGCCAATTAAGGTcagagttaaaatttacaacaCGTACGAAGACCAGGATAAAAGGCCCCCAAACTTCTCCTACTCGAACGTCCCGCCTTCAAGGTATACCATTTACATCAAAGCATCAGACCTTGAAAATGACGAAAATGGCGAAGAGGATGAAATTGACGCCCCCTTGACAAAGTACTTCAACAATATAATGATTGACACGCCTTCGGGGATAGTTTTATGGAACAGGGACTTGATGATAGAGGAAAAGGAAACTCTTTATAATCAAAACAGAATAAAGACTAACAAAAGCATATCCTCAGTTAAAATGCTATCACcaaaatttgattttgcCACAGCCATAGCCAATCAGACTAATCTTAGTGACTCTCAGCCAGATAACCAGGATAACCCGAATAGCAATCCAGAGTTTATCCAGCCAAATTATAACGGTTTTGATGAGTTACACGTGAATAGGCTTGGGTTTGAGGAATGTGAAATCCAGGTTTACCTTTTCCCGCGTCAAAGCATCCCAGTGTACTCTGTTTCACAGAATTTGTATGAGTTCATTTACTACAACCTCGACGAAGGTGAACTTAATACTGACCTAATGAAGGTAAATTTACCTACGATAACAAAGTCCATATGGTCTTACGGGTTTAAGAATAAGTTATTCGTTGAAAAGGAGGGCGAAGAAGTTCTCTTAACACTTGATGAAGTTCTAAAGGGACTTTTCTCAACAGACGCTGAACACGTGAAAATCTCTGAGGTTCCAGCCCTTCTTAGGGAGCACTTGTTTCCTGCAAGGCCTGTTAAACTAACCCACCAAGTAAAACTTAGTGGTAGTCCAGAAGACAACGAGACTCTTTACGATTTAACCCTAGAGTCATCTTCCCCAAATCCAGTCAGAAAAGACGAAAAACAAAGTGAACTTGATTCTCAAATTAGTTCTGCCGAAAATGAGGTTATTGAGCTAGTTCACCTCAGGAATTTGTATTCCAGCTTCTCACTTGATCCTAAAAAG tttattacAAACTTTATTGATAACAAGGAGTTTAAGAACATCAAACCCTTTACTCATAAGAAACTGGAACAAAGACAACAATACATGGAG CCTTGGGTTCATTACGCCATTGAAAACTATCTCTACTCGAATAACAGAACTGTTCACGACTTCATCTCTGGCATCATAGAAAACCAACATAACATGTAG
- the mqo gene encoding Malate:quinone oxidoreductase (Mqo) family protein, which translates to MFFNIYNKLLTNTSNFNSLETRFFSKCLNLTSRNLSTTVNRQNSNEFDVFIVGGGTTGTSLFYTFSKFTNLKRIALCERRSGYALSASYPKNNSQTIHCGDIESNYTSESARKVKRAADILRNYLTKLPKDDLDSIAKEGQKMLIGVGDVECEFVEKRFKPFKEIFPTMEYLTKDQIAKAEPNVIYKKNGEPRPEDVNALYVENELTTINFLKLAEMFIKTAENPDKDLVTMMNTEVKNVERLENGFKVNTNNGEFFSKFVIFGTCGYSLLFAHKMGFGLQYSVLPVAGSFYFSKDILKGKVYTVQNPLLPFAAIHGDPDIVAENQTRLGPTALPLPLLERYNLASFPDFLRVFKLDHRVLLVYFDLFKQSTIRNYVLKNFLFEVPLLSRWLFLRDARKIVPSLNYSDIVYSQGYGGVRPQLVDKKNRKLLFGESKIRSGDGLIFNISPSPGATTCLSNAVGDAREVCEFLGATLYEDQVKKLLLEGEYEVTT; encoded by the exons atgtttttcaatatttacaacaaattattaacaaatacCTCGAATTTTAACTCATTAGAGACAA gaTTCTTTTctaaatgtttaaatttaacctCAAGAAACCTCTCTACTACTGTTAACCGACAGAATTCAAATGAATTTGATGTGTTCATAGTCGGAGGAGGGACCACCGGCACCTCCCTCTTCTACACTTTTTCAAAATTCACAA ATTTGAAAAGGATCGCACTGTGTGAGAGAAGGTCCGGATACGCTCTTTCAGCATCATatcctaaaaataacaGCCAAACTATACATTGCg GAGATATTGAAAGCAATTACACCTCTGAATCAGCCAGAAAAGTAAAGAGAGCCGCAGATATTTTGAGGAATTACTTAACTAAATTACCAAAAGATGATTTGGATAG CATTGCAAAAGAGGGTCAGAAGATGTTAATTGGGGTTGGAGATGTGGAATGCGAATTTGTAGAAAAGAGATTTAAGCcttttaaagaaattttCCCAACAATGGAATATTTAACTAAGGATCAG ATTGCAAAAGCCGAACcaaatgttatttataaaaagaACGGCGAGCCTAGACCTGAGGATGTTAACGCTCTTTACGTGGAGAATGAACTCACAACGATAAACTTTCTAAAACTGGCAGAAATGTTTATCAAAACAGCAGAGAATCCAGATAAGGATCTGGTGACTATGATGAACACAGAAGTAAAGAACGTTGAGAGGCTAGAAAATGGCTTTAAAGTGAATACCAATAATGGAGAGTTTTTTTCAAAGTTTGTAATTTTTGGTACTTGTGGATACTCACTCCTGTTTGCACATAAAATGGGCTTTGGACTACAGTACAGTGTTCTTCCAGTGGCTGGAAGTTTTTACTTTTCAAAGGACATCTTGAAGGGCAAAGTGTACACCGTTCAGAACCCTTTGTTACCTTTTGCCGCAATTCATGGAGATCCGGACATTGTGGCTGAAAACCAGACCAGACTTGGGCCGACAGCCTTGCCACTTCCCCTCCTCGAGAGGTATAATCTGGCAAGCTTTCCTGACTTTTTGAGAGTATTCAAACTAGATCATAGAGTATTGTTGGTCTACTTTGATCTTTTTAAACAGAGTACTATAAGGAACTATGTCCTTAAAAACTTTTTGTTTGAAGTTCCCCTCCTTTCTAGGTGGCTTTTTCTTAGGGATGCGAGAAAAATTGTTCCCTCACTGAACTACTCTGACATTGTATATTCTCAGGGCTACGGAGGCGTGAGACCACAACTAGTTGATAAAAAGAACAGAAAACTCCTCTTCGGTGagagtaaaataaggtCTGGAGACGGTCTGATTTTCAACATTTCCCCCTCTCCAGGTGCTACAACTTGTCTTTCAAATGCAGTCGGTGATGCAAGGGAGGTTTGTGAGTTTCTTGGTGCAACTCTATATGAAGACCAGGTCAAAAAGCTTTTACTAGAAGGCGAATATGAAGTTACAACctag
- a CDS encoding AP2 domain protein: MFYTLNIFSFTNFLSRFTKFQARNFGTKRVTQRRRFMLRIIRPEEKFTDKTMTNGLFDKNDCLPKSLLKSPVIRKLIYANTAESMELASTINWDVYKCNVKGVRWHPSGSWMVQFSKRNYENNFFVNCKAYFRVEKHGFFEAKRLAIAYRKRLEFEYSQLEKTWEIIEKKREMERMEKNKAKEIKGIEDQFLLSDNLNSFEI; encoded by the exons atgttttacacattaaatattttcagTTTTACAAACTTTTTATCAAGGTTTACAAAGTTCCAGGCCCGTAACTTTGGAACAAAAAGAGTTACACAGAGAAGAA GATTTATGCTGAGAATTATTAGGCCTGAAGAGAAGTTTACTGATAAAACCATGACCAATGGACTTTTTGACAAAAATGACTGCCTTCCTAAATCCTTGCTTAAAAGTCCAGTAATTAGAAAGCTTATCTATGCGAATACTGCTGAATCTATGGAGCTTGCTTCAACAATTAATTGGGATGTTTACAAGTGTAACGTTAAGGGTGTAAG GTGGCATCCGAGCGGGAGCTGGATGGTACAATTTTCAAAAAGAAACTACGAGAATAACTTCTTCGTAAACTGCAAGGCTTATTTCAG GGTGGAGAAACATGGGTTTTTTGAAGCCAAAAGGCTCGCTATCGCATACAGAAAGAGACTGGAATTCGAATACTCTCAGCTGGAAAAAACATGGGAAATTATAGAAAA GAAACGAGAAATGGAAAGAATGGAAAAGAATAAAGCTAAAGAAATAAAGGGAATTGAAGATCAATTTCTCTTATcagataatttaaattcttttgaaatttaa
- the RPL15 gene encoding 60S ribosomal protein L15-1: protein MGAYKYLEELWRKKQSDVMRTLLRIRTWEYRQLPALHRVSRPTRPDKARRLGYKAKQGFVIYRVRVRRGDRKKNVANGIVYGKPKHQGIRKQKSKRNLRSVAEERVGRHCGGLRVLNSYWVGQDEVYKFYEVVLVDPAHNAVRNNPRLNYLCKPVHKHREMRGLTSAGKKYRGLRVKGPRASKSRPSVRANWRRRQLQLLWRKR, encoded by the exons ATGGGTGCTTACAA GTATTTGGAAGAACTATGGAGGAAGAAGCAGTCTGATGTGATGAGGACCCTCCTTAGAATCAGGACTTGGGAATACAGACAACTTCCAGCACTCCATCGCGTTTCTAGACCTACAAGACCCGATAAGGCCAGGAGACTTGGATATAAAGCCAAACAAGGCTTTGTAATATACAGAGTCAGAGTAAGACGTGGTGATCGCAAGAAAAACGTCGCAAACGGAATTGTTTACGGAAAACCAAAGCATCAAGGTATCCGTAAACAGAAATCGAAGAGGAACTTGCGTAGCGTAGCAGAAGAGAGAGTTGGAAGACACTGTGGAGGTCTTAGAGTTTTAAACAGCTACTGGGTCGGTCAGGACGAAGTATATAAGTTTTACGAAGTCGTTTTAGTAGATCCGGCTCACAACGCTGTTAGAAACAACCCAAGGTTGAACTATCTCTGCAAACCAGTACATAAACACAGGGAAATGAGAGGCTTGACTTCTGCAGGAAAGAAATACCGTGGCCTTCGTGTCAAGGGACCAAGAGCTTCCAAGTCTAGGCCTTCTGTTAGAGCCAATTGGAGAAGAAGACAACTTCAACTTTTATGGAGAAAAAGATAA